The genomic window ATTCATTGATTAACCCTTTAAGGCCTAAACCACTATGTAATTGACAATTCAAATCATTTGAAACCGGAGCTTTTATTGGTCTTTCTGAACAttttatataaattttttttaaatccatccatttattttggccaaaacagatagacactTGGGTCAGTTTAGTATTGCTAATCAGCCTATCTCCAGatgtgtgtctttggaggtgggaggaagtcggagtacccaaagagaacccacgcagtcacggggaggacatgcaaactccacacagaaagactctGAGCCCGGAAAtctaacccaggaccttcttgctGTGAGGcacaagttaaaagttaaagtaccagtgattgtcacacacacacactaggtgtggtgaaatttgtcctctgcatttgacccatccccgttatcaccccctgggaggtgaggggagcagggagcagcagcggtgccgcgcccgggaatcatttttggtgatttaacccccaattccaacccttgatgctgagtgccaagcagggaggtaatgggtcccatttttatagtctttggtatgactcggccggccggggtttgaactctcaacctaccgatctcagggcggacactctaacccctgAGTAGGTTGCACTAACCACTTTCCATTGCGCTGCCCCAATTTCCATATATGATTTGCAATTTGTATCATATTTGAGATTACAAAATATTATACAAACCAAAAAAAGATGAACACAGAAATATATTTCTTGTTAGTTCTAAACatctgcgatgaagtggtgacttgttcagggtgtaccctgccttccgcccgattgtagctgatataggcaccagcgccccccgcaaccccaaagggaataagcggtagaagatggatggatggatagttctaaACATACAAAGCACTTTATTAAATTAGgcaatggattaagcaaagcaatcaaacaatgtactaatatgatccacttcaacaaAACTattcaaacttagtgtttacaaagtacaaagaagaaccatgataaagaTTCTGAATTTAtctcttccatccattcattttcaagataatcttactcatctcaccatatgaaatataacttgcTTCACTAATTattgtttattcatttatttgaattgttattacttatggagtatattgtgaataaattgagaaaagaaagtgaacaaaagttttagcaactgctatgtaaaggaaaaggggtaggattaaataagctctgcttcttcctactccttttccaacttTTTGAATAGaagaactggaaattgtgatgtatcatgttgtaagttccaaataaattcaaactcaactcaactttcATCATCGTCATCTTGCCCGATCTGCTCCAGATCCCTTATATTCACATTCTTCATCATTATCATCTTCAATGTTGTAATTATTtgtcatctaaaaaaaaattgtaaaaataaaaagtcaactttgtgtttttgttgtaatTTGAAAAAATGTTCTCTTATAAAAATCAGAAATTAATAATTTATTATTGCAACACACATTGGGTAATCACAACAAAATACAGCAAAATTGATCTGTATATTTTACCTTTAAATATACCACattgtgttttgattgattgattgattgattgattgattcattcattcattcattcattgatgattggttgattgattgattgattgattgaaacttttattagtaaattgtagagtacagtacatattccagacaattgaccactaaatggtaacccccgattaaaggcctactgaaatgagattttcttatttaaacggggatagcaggtccattctatgtgtcctactagatcatttcatgatattgccatatttttgctgaaaagatttaatagagaacatccacgataaagttcgcaactggagaaaagtcctgcctctaccggaagtcgcagacgatgacgtcacatgttgatggctcctcacatattcacattgattttaatgggagtctccaacaaaaagagctattcggaacgagaaaacgacaatttccccattaatttgagcgaagatgaaagattcatctttgaggatattgatagcgacgtactagaaagaaaaaaaaacgcgattgcattgggacggattctgatgtttttagacacatttactaggataattctgggaaatcccttatctttctattgtgttgctagtgttttggtgagttaaatagcacctgatagtcggaagggtgtgtccacgggtgtcttgacgcgcagtgtctcagggaagttgatGGCAGCTTtgtcagctgatatccggtaagaagcgagtttttaccacaattttctcaccgaaacccgctggttgacatttggttgggatccatgttcgctgtgatccatagtaaagtttcacctccgtgaattttaaacaaggaatcaccgtgtgtttgtgtggctaaaggctaaagcttcccaactccatctttctactttgacttttccattattaattgaacaaattgcaaaggattcagcaacacagatgtccaaaatactgtgtaattatgccgttaaagcagacaactttttctgtgtgtgcgcagcgctcatattccctaacagcttgtgacgtcaagcgtacttgtcatcattacgtgacgttttcaaggaaaaactcccgggaaatttaaaattgcaacttagtaaactaaaaaggccgtattggcatgtgttgcaatgttaatatttcatcattgatgtataaactatcagactgcgtggtcggtagtagtgggtttcagtaggcctttaagtttttcaacttctttaagtcggggtccacattaatcaattcatggtaatgtattGTAAACATATCTGTTTATTTGAAAAATCTATATTGTATGTTGCTCAATGGTATTTATAATGCATGTAATGCAATGAAATGCCACTGACTAATTTAGAGTTAAACTTAGAGTTCCATAATtgccattcaaatttgaactgtaCAGTACAGATAACATCGACATTTCGTTGCATtggctcgttgtagtgcaggataaaagagcaataaggtgcagatagaaATAGATTTActctacagataaatatattgcacttgggcatatgcatccacgtttacggatgtattgtatattgtctttatattcgttttttgggggggaattaagGGGATTATTATGTTGCGTTCAAGAGTCTCATGGCCTGGGggaagactcttgaacgcatcatgatAATCACATTACCTACCTGCCATTTCAAATTTGATATAGAAAATATTAACACAGTTTATCTAGTATATATTTTATGAAATATGAAGTAATTTCAAACTGCATTAACGTATTAActgtaaataaaaattataatgatagtaaaaaatatgtttttcttaccTCGTCTGTTTCAAATTTGGAAGTTTCTCTTCAAAAACAAGGGGTCTTGTTTCTTCTTTGTGGTAATTTGTAAACTGTTCCGCACTCTAAAAAAGTCAATTACTGCCCTCTCGTGGAGAATGCGTTTAATTCATCTTTTTGAGATGTCGGGCTTTATAGTAAACAAATTACACTGCTGATGTAGACTTGTAAAGGGCTCAAAAACCTAAGTTCAGTTTAGTTTTTAGTTTATCTTGACCATGCATACAACACAATTCATCAGATATTTCCAGTTGTtgcattacagcacgtccgaaaaggagtagaaagaagctgaGCCTATTTAAACCTACtaattttcataccatagcaattttatcgtatttctttgttctctgtaacataactgtgaaaaaataaataaataatatactattGTAAGTAAACACatatcaaatacataaataatcgttgtctcaatttaaagaaaaaagaaagggttcaagatgttcatcataaatATTGTTCTTAATCCACTCTATAATGATAAAGGTTtgaagtgttgtatgtgcatacgcACGTTTTAAATTAGATCGGGTTTAATTTGCATACTTGCGCCACATTGCTACTCGATAAAAAGTTAGGGCTATTCGACTAAATCGTAGACAGTTCTTACTTTAAGAGCCAACGTACTCTGCAGTGGACAACAtttggtctatttcttttgtcagtGTTACACATGGAAGATAAACAAAAGACCCCATATTATGCGCAACACTGCAGAGGCTCTTAGGAGGTTAAAATGTCAAATGCAAGATCCTCAAAAGTTTTATTTCAACATGTGATGAATTATTAATTAAAACCCAAGCAATATGTTTACACTGGTCCAAGATCCTCAATgcaacaggagcactttgctgtttttaatttCCCACTCCAAAAGCGCAatatagtcaaagatcatcttgaCAGtgctctagtgcagtggttttcaaactggtgtgccgtgggagatgatctaattttacctatttgaggtaaaaaaatttattttgcaaatcggtaattatagtctgctaatgatgtgttgttgttgagtgtcggtgttgtctagaataactgtgtaatactcttccatatcagtaggtggcagccggtagcgaattgttttgtagatgttggaaacagcgggaggcagtgttaAGGTAAAAAAGGTAGTTAATGCTTaaacaagaaaataaacaaaaggtgagtgcccctaagaaaaggcattgaagcttagggaaggctatgcggaacaaaattaaaactgaactacaaagtaaacataaccagaatgctggacggcagcaaagacttactgcggagcaaagacggcgtccacaaagtacatccgtacatgacaatcaacaatatccccacaaataagtataatccatccattttctaccggttattcccttcagggtaacggggggcgctgaagcctatctcggctacaatcgggcggaaggcggggtacaccctggacaagtcaacatctcatcacagggtaaaaacaactgaaatattcttgattgctaaaacaaaggagatgcgggaaatatcgctcaaagtgCATTGgttttcaatttttttccaccAAGTCTAAGAAAAAACATGGCCCTCCAAGTACCATcatgatgaccaacattagaatacagtagcgtagtaggtatACGTATTCATTCAAAACACGGCAGAGGTTTGATTTAAacacaggggtgggcattacgacgatcgcgagctaccggtcgatcgcggcaggtgtgtcagtcgatcgcaagccaggcattaaaaaaatagacataaaaatgagcaatcatcaatcttcaccaagacttcactttcgtcagttgtttgacattctcggcacccgaggatcttgtgatatgacgctggctgctgcgatctcattataaagaaaaaaatcactgacaggatggagagaaacactttttatttcaacagactcttgggccgtacctgctgtcaaaactctaaagaccgactacacagttcctgtcttcaccataaaagccctgcttcatcctgcctgtgctaacaaaataagagtctcagaaagctagcgtgaacaaactagcaagctacggagtttgatgccaatgtatttcttttaaAGTTGTTGCAcatttcctgcttccggcgcctagaccgtagtcaaggagcgcaCGGGAGACACTTCTCCAGAGCCGATACattctcggggcaacacccttcactttacctggcagtgggtcttcacaattccggattccagggcaaaatgacgagtccagcgattagttgcaaatcgtggctttttatttacgtcttgcacacagtcaaaaccccacacaaaaacactagccactcccccgccctcagcgaccgctacctctcctctctcgcccacacaatcactgacgtcactcacctgttgtcacattaaagggccacacacacatatgctactcccataacaaagtgtttgaaaacgagtatgcaagttggacaaatgagattccaaatccaaccactttcatgtggtattggacagaaaggaggactttttttttcctccatttgaaaatgcggacgttatcagcaccactgtgtTATGATCTGCTGcacggatcatattctgtttgggtttttcgggtcacttgtgtttttctgtcAGTGTTGGACTCCGTTTAGTTTCTGTTTATGCACCTCTgtgtttgttaccatagcaacttattactttcacctgccgcttgttttcctgacgcacacctgtttgtcatcactgagattattatttaagcctgcctttgccagtttgtcggtctggcttctttgtGTCATGTTCGGGGGGCATGGTGCTGCAGGATTTTGTTCTCCCAGGGACGCAAAGGGCAATCCGGACGGGACTTGCAGGTAAGGACTTTTCttaatgtaaaaaataacaacactggtacaaaaaaagaaaacaaaacgaATGGATGCGGTGCCGggcgcaccggaagctaaggctaacacttagcacagactaaGACAACTCGCAGGGGCTGGGAGACAATACAGACTTACGCGGCAGTCGCGTGatacaaaacaaagaaacaaGACCGACaaactggcaaaggcaggcttaaatattaATCTCAGTgatgacaaacaggtgtgagtcaggaaaacaagcggcaggtgaaagtaataagttgctatggtaacaaactcagaggtgcataaacaggaactaaacagAGTCCAACATTAAtagaaaaacacaagtgacctGAAAAACCCAAACAAAATATGATCTGTGCAGCAGATCATAACACACTGTCTGATTCTAAtcgatgcaagtcatcagaatcaggtaatacaccaacttatattcttgtcttcatgaaagaaaggaccatatatgtgttaaacatgcttgtattatcattaaacaccattaacttgttaacaaaaatgtctctttcataaataaataaatataaattatgaatatgaatgaggtggatctcctcgacttggtcaattgaaaagtagctcgcctgcagaaaaagcgtGGCCACCCCTGATTTTACAAATATGCTGTTAGAacaattatgtgtaagttatcacacaactttagtatgcttaaagtccgttgctatagttattagctattgtgctcgagctgtactttttctatctgtgcaaggacacaacttcttgtctgaggggtggcctcagccgaagatgttatctttgtttggCCCCCGCATCCTTTAATTTTTCGCTGTGGGGCACTCAGTCGCAAAGGTTTGGACCCCCATGTTGTAGATGGTCTCATGGTAGCTGTGGAAGACTCTTATTTCCACCAATTACCGACGTGACAGGCTCTTCCAGGTTTTCAATAGCTCTTATTTTGCAACAAATCTTCCTTCTtgggcttttcagcaattgtatttttgtcttcAACAGTTTCTCCCCTCCCCTCTCTGGcggctgccttttaacagagcggcAGGTTATTAGACaaacaggcccaggtgggccatctacgcacctatcGCTGATCTCACAGCCGGTCCTGGCAcgccctgctttgctgcaggtccgcaggccacactcTCCCAACCCCCTAACCCCCAAAgtagcaatttaaaaaaatagcaatTCATTTAAATCTGTTATTTTTAGCcctgtggttctcaaacttttgtcgccaagtagcacctcagaaaaTATTTGGCTGTCCAAGTGCCACTGTAATGACCAACATTAGCCTAGTAGCCCTAAGTATTAATCTAAAAACAAGGAACAGGTTTTATTCAAccagtttatttaatattttggccactttaacattacacacagtttgaacagtaacactgtgtttgaataatcACAGAAGcaattatttggcataccactagttgGAGCCCTCGTACCAGTTGGTCTGGCAAATATGTGATCACTATCTgagatagacttagacttagacaaactctaATTATTCACAAGGGAAAATgtttcacacagtagctcagttacaaatattggaaagtgtaaggaaggaaataataatgcaggtataaagtagaaaaaaaatgtactgtagtagcaatataaaatataacatatatgtaatatttacatattatatatacactatatgatATATACCGATgctttatattatattgtattatattatattatattatgttattatataatgtatatacaacaATTACCATGTCCATATCTTAGTGAAAGATCAATAAAAATATTTGTCACTGTAAGTGGCACCAATGAAGCGTGCTTGAGTACAGTGCGCTTTATTAGTGTGTTTTCAATTAAATCAAACTCACAAGAAATCAGGAAACTTTTGCTTTTATTCAAGAATATCCAATAGTATATCTTAATGACGGTGAAATAAACAGTGTGAAGGCTGGGACAAgaacaagatttaaaaaggcagaattaattacaaaaaatatatcaTATGGAGCAGTGATAACTTCATATCATTTTTTTCCCTGAGTCAGGTAGTGTAGTTTGTATTTATATCGATTACGAGGCTCTTCGTTTGTGCACTCTTACAATTAAAACACACATTAAAAAGCATGTAAAATGATGGAAAATTCCACATGGTCACATAATTCCTATTTTGTAACAACTTGTGATGGTGGATGAATTCTTCTCTAACTGTATTtattgaggtgtgtgtgtttatttttgccGGACTGTACAAGAGTGCTTTGTTTTGACTACAGCTCTAATACTCAGTAAAGATCAGATGCCCTGAGAAGTAGCTGTCTCTGGTCAGACCATTGCCACCGTAGTTGGCCACAAGCCATACCTCATCTCCTACTTTCAGCGCAAGGTAGGTGCTTCCACTGGCTGTGATGTAACCCTCTTGCCTGGTAGTGAATGAATGCAGGATCAACTCTCCATTGCGCAAAAGGTCCACACTGGCCGCGTGGTCATAGATGGTACAGTGGAATTGGAATTCGTACACTCCAGCATATGGGCATGTAAATTTGCCACTGTTGGTGTCATAGCTTGTCTGGCCATTGTAGATAGTCTCGCGGAATGGTATTGGCACACCAGGACTGGGGTAGTTGTTGCCTAGTCTCACAGAGAAGGCCACATGAGAGCCGGACAATCCGGAGGGGCCGGGTGGTCctgaaaaaagaatatatatgAATACCATTTGGCCTTAGAAAGTTCAGATCATTGCCACTGTGATATCAGTGGTATTGTTGTGTCGGACTCACCCTGTGCCCCTGGGGGTCCAGGAGGTCCAGGAGGTCCAGGGTTTCCATAGGGTTTGGGGGTTACTGTAATTTATTAAGTGGAGAACCAGGAGGTTATTTCCATACCCAAGTACTAGATGTACTAGGTGTGTCCCAAAATACATTTTTCACTCCCAATACGATATTGGAACCTTGTGTCTTGGTATTATATATCAACAATAATCCGATATGATATCAGTCTGAATCATCGTACATAGTGAATCGGTCACTGTTTGAAATACCGACCATTGTTTCTTTGAGTAATGTCAtttgatcaagccttttctaccattccacactacaaaatgcaaaaagtaaataACAGGACTTTAGAATAAGCTACAGCAAACTTATTTCACCAAATAGCGTCCCAGAAACCAGTTGGACCCCCAAGTAATAATGACcaactttaaaatacagtagcatcataggcctaagtattcattaaaaacacagcaaaagtgtatttaatcattttggccactgtaacattacacagtgtTCGAACAGTAATACTGTGTTTGAGtacataggaaaataaaacaccttacttaaataataaatcaaactATGTTATTTCGCACATAATTAAGTGGTTCTTTGGCTTACCAGCAGATAAATCacaatttgagaatcactgggctAACGTCTATCCTACACACTTTTATACTGTGGAATGTTAGCATGACTATGGCAATAAAGTTACTCAGAGAACAAaggcaggtttaaaaaaaaacactgacctTAGGACAGATTTTTGCTTTtaaagtatacatttttttttgggacACCTATTAATCAGAACAATTTTACTAAATTAGGCACATGACACAGTAAGGTAAATGACGCGGACATCTTTGTCACGGGATACTTTCTGAGACACTTCTGCTTTGGAGTCTTTGTAAGAGTAAGTAACATGCAACTATGATTATTTGAGACTTGTTtatgttgcaggactgcttgtatctgagTTATCAtcccattttttttagttttttgctgatatcgggcAGATATCCAAAACCACAATCGGATTGGGACACCCAAACCAAGTATGAAACAAAAGTATTCGCACAATATATTGTCTGTTATATGAACAGATTTCAGAAAAAGTTGGATTTACCTGGGGAGGAGGGTTTAGTCGTGTTTGAATCGCCTATtaaacacaacaaataaagattgaACATCAAACAAGTATTTCAAAATACAAATTTTTGCAACATTTATTGTTAGATGTTAAAATAGACTTCAGAACCCCCAAAATAAGTTGGATGTACCTGGTGGGTTAggggtagtagtagtagtagttgaaaTGCCTACACAACACGTAAATTAAAGATGGGAAATGGAATTAGTATTTGAAAACACAAATATTAGCACAGTTTATTGTTGGACATAAGAATAGATTTCAGAAACCCCGAAATAGGTTGGATATACCTGGTGGGGAAAGGGTAGTAGTAGTTGACATGCCTATACAACACGTAAATTAAAGATGGGAAATTGAATTAGTATtggaaaatacaaatattagcacTGTTTATTGTTGGATGTAAGAATAGATTTCAGAAACTCCAAAATAGGTTGGATATACCTGGTGGGGAAAGGGTAGTAGTAGTTGAAATGCCTATACAACACGTAAattaaaaatggtaaatggaATTAGTATTTGAAAACACAAATATTAGCACTGTTTATTGTTGGACATAAGAATAGATTTCAGAAACCCCGAAATAGGTTGGATATACCTGGTGGGGAAagggtagtagtagtagtagtagtagtagtagtagtagtagtagttgacaTGCCTATACAACACGTAAATTAAAGATGGGAAATGGAATTAGTATTTGAAAACACAAATATTAGCACTGTTTATTGTTGGACATAAGAAAAGATTTCAGAAACCCCAATATAGGTTGGATATACCTGGTGGGGAAAGGGTAGTAGTAGTTGACATGCCTATACAACACGTAAATTAAAGATGGGAAACTAAATTAGTATTTCACAATACAAATGTTAGCACTGTTATTGTTACATGAAAGAGTATATTTTAGAATCCCCCCAAAATTGTTGGATTTACCTGGTGGGTAAGGAGTCGGTTCTGTAACAAAAAAGAAGTTGATGCGGAAATTAGTATTTTATATACGTACAGTATATCATACTGGCAATCGTAATGTCAATCGTACCAAATAATTTCACAATTTGATTAAAAGTGTATGTTAAAAAAGGTAATGCTGTGCCTTACATACCAGGTTTAGGGAAAAATCCATGTTCTATAACACATAATGAAGAATAAGGAAGTCAGTCATTCCAAAACACAAAGCCATTAACATTAATTTTGTCCAATATATTTCAGTAGTAGGACTTACCGTCCTCCTGCCATGCAGTGAGGTCCAGTGCAGGGATGTCAGCACATTGGGTGTAACCGGAACCTCGTGGCCGGAACTGGAAGGGATTTTTTGGAACTTCCATCACACCAGTGTTGTCACAGATGATGCGGGATAATGACGTTGCCAACAAAGCGGCTCTCTGGGCCTTGGTGAATACTCCTTCGTTCTCCCACCAAAATCTAAAACAACATTTGATATCAATACTTAGCTTGTAAGAGAGAGCAGCCTAAACATTTTTCATACCTGTCTCCCTCGCGAACCTTGCGGAAAGTAGTTCCAATCAGGCAGGCAAACAGGGGACCAACTCTTCCTCCGGACACAAGAGGTTCTACTATTCCTCCGAGCCATAGATCAATGTTCTCAGGCGTGCCATACAGCTCTATCAGCTTCTTGGCCAATTCGTCATTTTGCAGCACTTTAGCCAACTCCGTCTCATTTTGAGGTTGTGACAAACCACAGAACTCACGCCATTTGTTGTATCCTGAGAAAGGGTAAAGATGAAAAACACTCTGGAGACGATGCACTGTGTGCAAAAGAATAAATGAATACCTGGGATGCCATGGTCTCGGCCACGTTGCATATTGAGAGAGGCCAGATCAAGTGCAAACTCAAAGGAGAATCTAAACAGCATGTCTCTCACTTCATCCGTAATGATGGCGTCCTGGACATTCAACTTAGCCTGCCGACCCACGAGCCCCCTCAATATAGGGTCGACACCACCTGAAATGATTGAAGTGTGTTACGCAGGGTAGGGTAAAACAGCTACAGATGTGGTCCTACCTTCAAAAACAACCCTCCATGGTGTGTTCAAGGCTGTGTGCAGCAATGGAGAGGTGAACACCGGGTGTTCCTCGTAACTAGCGTCAAGCCGGAATACAAAGGGTTGAATCATAGAGTGGCCAAAGCGAAAAGCAGCTGCTCCGAATGAATTGGCGATGGTAGGGTCCACGGTCTTATCATAGCCGGGGTAGGTGGACAGCTTCTTGGATATTATTTCTGGACCgacgatgagcttcaagaagtcTCTGAACGTGATAATCTGGAAGACAACAACAATATTCATTACCACTTGATAATTATTAATGCAGCTAAGTCTCGTTCTCACCTGTAAATATGCTCCATTGATTTTGCGTGCTTCTTGGTAGATTCTCTCTCCATTCCACTTCGGATTTAGTTTTCGCAGGGCTCGAGCCAGCCGGTTGTGCTCCCGCATGAAGAGCGTATGTAGTGAGGTCAAAAAAATGTTCTCATTGGTGCGTTCATCACCTTCAAAGTTAACAAGAAGTCAGATGGATTCTgttgcaatcaacacacctgtcacTCACCTGATAGTAAGCAAAGCACTTCCTGGGCGTCGGGGTCGTTGGTGATGCGGGCTCGGGTTGCACACAAATTGGCTCCCATAGTGGTGAAGGGCAGCACTTCTCGGCCCTCGTCAGTGTGCTCTGTATTGACCCTCAACAAGCCTTCATCCGTGTCAAGGTTGCGTAGATCTTTAGCTTTGGCATCTTCTGAGCCGTACACCTGATTCGCGTCAATAAATGATGTGAGGGCGTTCAACTGTTGCCGCACGTTGGCTGCGCCAAAGATGGAGCCTGTGGGGCCAGTCCCACACGTGGTACTCGAGCGGAAGAAGGCGATGCACTCCTGGGAGCCGAAGCGTGGGCCATTCTTGGGAATCTGTTCAGAGGACAATGTGTGGGTTTGTGAGGATGTGTTTGGGATGTTGTCTTTTTGGAGGACAATGTTGAGACAACGACCTTGATGGGGAAGCAAGGTTCAGTGCGCTCGCAGCTCTCGTCACAGTCAATGCCGTTACTGAACGAACGGATGACCGGAGAGTGAGGTGTTAAAGTCAGGTCGTGGTCCATCCACTGTCCAAAGGCGGTCAAGAGGTGAGTGAATTCCTCGTCGTTCACCACATTAGCGATTGGTGTGGTCAGAACACGATTGGACACCTCTCGGACCTGATGGAGgatattattt from Nerophis ophidion isolate RoL-2023_Sa linkage group LG07, RoL_Noph_v1.0, whole genome shotgun sequence includes these protein-coding regions:
- the LOC133556579 gene encoding eosinophil peroxidase-like isoform X2, yielding MFRHLCLLLAVLWLQVNAYQVSREEIQRAVNSAITKVDSAYEYSRQECLERVKRNAARPQDVLRVLKQPMGVTREIARSSDYMNNALDIIKRSAERRQRRSLNATDLLSEEDLEFVSDLTGCSPRQRDPSCKTTANVDVFRTITGVCNNKHNPRWGASNIPFARILPAEYQDGLTLPRGFESEKLNGFVLPNVREVSNRVLTTPIANVVNDEEFTHLLTAFGQWMDHDLTLTPHSPVIRSFSNGIDCDESCERTEPCFPIKIPKNGPRFGSQECIAFFRSSTTCGTGPTGSIFGAANVRQQLNALTSFIDANQVYGSEDAKAKDLRNLDTDEGLLRVNTEHTDEGREVLPFTTMGANLCATRARITNDPDAQEVLCLLSGDERTNENIFLTSLHTLFMREHNRLARALRKLNPKWNGERIYQEARKINGAYLQIITFRDFLKLIVGPEIISKKLSTYPGYDKTVDPTIANSFGAAAFRFGHSMIQPFVFRLDASYEEHPVFTSPLLHTALNTPWRVVFEGGVDPILRGLVGRQAKLNVQDAIITDEVRDMLFRFSFEFALDLASLNMQRGRDHGIPGYNKWREFCGLSQPQNETELAKVLQNDELAKKLIELYGTPENIDLWLGGIVEPLVSGGRVGPLFACLIGTTFRKVREGDRFWWENEGVFTKAQRAALLATSLSRIICDNTGVMEVPKNPFQFRPRGSGYTQCADIPALDLTAWQEDEHGFFPKPEPTPYPPGMSTTTTLSPPGMSTTTTTTTTTTTTTTLSPPGMSTTTTLSPPGISTTTTTTPNPPGDSNTTKPSSPVTPKPYGNPGPPGPPGPPGAQGPPGPSGLSGSHVAFSVRLGNNYPSPGVPIPFRETIYNGQTSYDTNSGKFTCPYAGVYEFQFHCTIYDHAASVDLLRNGELILHSFTTRQEGYITASGSTYLALKVGDEVWLVANYGGNGLTRDSYFSGHLIFTEY
- the LOC133556579 gene encoding eosinophil peroxidase-like isoform X5 translates to MFRHLCLLLAVLWLQVNAYQVSREEIQRAVNSAITKVDSAYEYSRQECLERVKRNAARPQDVLRVLKQPMGVTREIARSSDYMNNALDIIKRSAERRQRRSLNATDLLSEEDLEFVSDLTGCSPRQRDPSCKTTANVDVFRTITGVCNNKHNPRWGASNIPFARILPAEYQDGLTLPRGFESEKLNGFVLPNVREVSNRVLTTPIANVVNDEEFTHLLTAFGQWMDHDLTLTPHSPVIRSFSNGIDCDESCERTEPCFPIKIPKNGPRFGSQECIAFFRSSTTCGTGPTGSIFGAANVRQQLNALTSFIDANQVYGSEDAKAKDLRNLDTDEGLLRVNTEHTDEGREVLPFTTMGANLCATRARITNDPDAQEVLCLLSGDERTNENIFLTSLHTLFMREHNRLARALRKLNPKWNGERIYQEARKINGAYLQIITFRDFLKLIVGPEIISKKLSTYPGYDKTVDPTIANSFGAAAFRFGHSMIQPFVFRLDASYEEHPVFTSPLLHTALNTPWRVVFEGGVDPILRGLVGRQAKLNVQDAIITDEVRDMLFRFSFEFALDLASLNMQRGRDHGIPGYNKWREFCGLSQPQNETELAKVLQNDELAKKLIELYGTPENIDLWLGGIVEPLVSGGRVGPLFACLIGTTFRKVREGDRFWWENEGVFTKAQRAALLATSLSRIICDNTGVMEVPKNPFQFRPRGSGYTQCADIPALDLTAWQEDEHGFFPKPEPTPYPPGMSTTTTLSPPGMSTTTTTTTTTTTTTTLSPPGISTTTTLSPPGDSNTTKPSSPVTPKPYGNPGPPGPPGPPGAQGPPGPSGLSGSHVAFSVRLGNNYPSPGVPIPFRETIYNGQTSYDTNSGKFTCPYAGVYEFQFHCTIYDHAASVDLLRNGELILHSFTTRQEGYITASGSTYLALKVGDEVWLVANYGGNGLTRDSYFSGHLIFTEY